The Sulfurospirillum diekertiae genomic sequence AACGGTTATCACTAATCCCTGTCGTCACTCTAATGGCTTTTGGCTCACCGTTTTCAAACACATACAATATGCCAGTATTTGGCTCTTTTTTCTCTTTTTTAGTTTTTTGAGCATCGCTTGCTCCTTTGGGTGCCATTTCTGTGGGTTTATAACGCAGTGCCGCATTGGGAACAACCAAAACATTTTTGCGCTCTGCCAAAATGACATTGACATATGCCGTCATACCAGGAGCTAGGATTTCATCTGGGTTTTTTAGGGTAACAACAACATCGTAGGTTACAACATTGGAAACGGTTGTGGCATTCAACCTAACTTGTTTGACAACACCCGTAAAAGCGTTATTGGGGAACGCATCAACTGCAAAATTAACGTTCTGCCCCACTTTGATACGACCAATGTCGGCTTCTGCAAAATTGGAGTCAATCTGCATTTCACGAAGATCTTGCGCAATTTTAAAAAGTACCGGTGCTTGCAAACTTGCTGCCACTGTTTGGCCTACATCAATTTGTCTATCGACGACAACACCTGAGACAGGAGAGCGAACAATCGTATACCCTTGATTGGTACGGTCTTTTTGAGACTGAGCGCGTGCTAAATCAAGTGCAGCACGAGCAGATTTGAGCGCTTGTACGGAAGCGTCCAACTCTTGTTTAGAGATATACTCTTTGCTAAAAAGTTCCCGT encodes the following:
- a CDS encoding efflux RND transporter periplasmic adaptor subunit codes for the protein MNFLKKILLHKFTLLIVLIAVSYGGYKAWEIYTKPPLEAKYKFHTLELGDITQSVAANGTLNPLVLVTVGTQVSGKVIKLYVDFNDRVTEGQILAELDPALLDAQAAQSAASVKSAEASLELAVANEKRSRELFSKEYISKQELDASVQALKSARAALDLARAQSQKDRTNQGYTIVRSPVSGVVVDRQIDVGQTVAASLQAPVLFKIAQDLREMQIDSNFAEADIGRIKVGQNVNFAVDAFPNNAFTGVVKQVRLNATTVSNVVTYDVVVTLKNPDEILAPGMTAYVNVILAERKNVLVVPNAALRYKPTEMAPKGASDAQKTKKEKKEPNTGILYVFENGEPKAIRVTTGISDNRFTEIVSNELKAGDKIILEESKAFAKATMAGGPMGRPF